In Rhodothermales bacterium, one genomic interval encodes:
- a CDS encoding ROK family protein — protein LLASGLGIEAYIENDVNAAALAEYFYGVGAGAHSLAYLTVSTGVAAGFVVQGQVLRGFRHSAGEMGFFVPDPAHLDGDWRPNGCLELTAAGVGLAKYWALHTGNTDATAIDVFAAARERNEHAGWLVQRAADYLAQTAIAIAAVLNPEVLVLGGSIAQHEPLVQQRIERQVARALPFAPRIVGSSFEGNAPMVGALAIAARATAR, from the coding sequence CTGCTGGCTTCGGGCCTCGGCATCGAGGCGTATATCGAAAACGACGTCAACGCCGCCGCGCTGGCCGAGTACTTCTACGGCGTGGGCGCCGGCGCCCACTCGTTGGCGTATCTGACGGTCAGCACCGGTGTCGCCGCCGGGTTTGTGGTGCAGGGGCAGGTGCTCCGGGGCTTCCGGCATTCGGCGGGTGAGATGGGGTTTTTTGTCCCCGACCCCGCACATCTGGATGGAGACTGGCGGCCGAACGGCTGCCTGGAACTGACGGCGGCCGGCGTGGGCCTCGCAAAATATTGGGCGCTTCACACGGGCAATACGGACGCGACGGCCATTGATGTGTTCGCGGCGGCGCGTGAACGGAATGAACACGCCGGCTGGCTCGTACAGCGTGCGGCGGACTACCTGGCGCAGACGGCCATCGCGATAGCCGCGGTGCTTAATCCGGAGGTACTCGTGCTGGGCGGTAGCATCGCCCAGCACGAGCCACTGGTACAACAACGCATCGAACGGCAGGTGGCGCGGGCCTTACCGTTTGCTCCGCGCATCGTCGGCTCTTCGTTCGAAGGCAATGCGCCGATGGTCGGCGCACTGGCGATCGCCGCACGCGCCACGGCGCGTTGA
- a CDS encoding oligosaccharide flippase family protein, translating to MDKQFLSRFLRGSASTSSGTLATILFHFVSIMVLARYMPQEAFGVYSLIIILSHGLQILSGLGLNLTMVRFMAGEIEADKRQVFSAIFFLRCGQLAIVTALVAWLGDRYLPLLFDADLGPHLAFVPAIFILASLRELLFHYMQAERRFGPYAAVQVVSSAVRLASIGVFLWMDWLVIDYLLWIEIITYGLSTLHLLAWVPMRSLLTVPRDRAVFRSILGFGTPLYFNDILTYAYNRTSVLLIAGLLTPVSVALYEVASKVPEGFGRLFNSLIVVYFPSMSELLREGKTRMAEQFMNRALAIVSAGLTMASAVTYVFREEIVILLFSEQYLGAALVFALLMINFSLNTVSRLMGYTIVAAGHASVPVRVNLVSSVLNVVGCLYFLPKFGELGAVYALFAMSIASQVMNHWYLTRVGIHATILPYLKPILILAALIGLYELAGGDHLALRLVLLLLFPALCWLLMPEVRSAVRFFGGHAATAKGKLSRVMRGAGSA from the coding sequence ATGGATAAACAATTTCTATCGCGGTTTCTACGGGGTTCGGCTTCGACGTCTTCCGGGACGCTCGCGACGATTCTCTTTCACTTCGTCAGCATCATGGTGCTGGCGCGGTACATGCCGCAGGAGGCGTTCGGCGTCTACTCGCTCATCATCATCCTCAGCCACGGTCTCCAGATCCTGAGCGGCCTGGGGCTCAACCTGACCATGGTGAGGTTCATGGCCGGCGAGATCGAGGCGGATAAGCGCCAGGTCTTCAGCGCCATCTTTTTCCTTCGTTGCGGGCAACTCGCGATCGTGACGGCGCTCGTCGCCTGGCTTGGCGATCGGTACCTGCCGCTCCTGTTCGATGCCGACCTGGGCCCGCATCTGGCCTTCGTGCCGGCGATCTTCATCCTGGCCAGCCTCCGCGAACTGCTTTTTCATTACATGCAGGCCGAGCGTCGTTTCGGGCCGTACGCCGCCGTGCAGGTGGTGTCGTCGGCCGTGCGGCTGGCGAGCATCGGGGTATTTTTGTGGATGGACTGGCTGGTGATCGACTATCTGCTCTGGATCGAGATCATCACCTACGGGCTCTCGACCCTCCATCTGCTGGCCTGGGTGCCGATGCGGTCCCTGTTGACCGTGCCGCGCGACCGCGCGGTGTTTCGATCGATCTTGGGGTTCGGGACGCCGCTCTATTTCAACGACATCCTCACATACGCTTACAACCGGACGAGCGTGTTGCTCATCGCCGGCCTGCTCACGCCTGTCAGCGTGGCGCTATACGAGGTGGCGTCGAAGGTGCCCGAGGGCTTTGGCCGGCTGTTTAATTCGCTGATCGTGGTCTACTTCCCGAGCATGTCCGAATTGCTTCGCGAAGGCAAGACCCGGATGGCCGAGCAGTTCATGAACCGGGCGCTCGCGATCGTCTCCGCCGGCCTGACGATGGCGTCGGCCGTGACGTATGTCTTTCGGGAGGAGATCGTCATCCTGCTTTTTTCCGAGCAATACCTGGGCGCGGCGCTCGTGTTTGCGTTGCTGATGATCAACTTCAGCCTCAACACGGTGTCTCGCCTGATGGGGTATACGATCGTTGCCGCCGGCCACGCGTCGGTGCCGGTGCGGGTGAATCTGGTGTCGAGCGTGCTGAATGTCGTCGGTTGCCTGTACTTCCTGCCGAAATTCGGGGAGCTGGGGGCCGTGTACGCGTTATTCGCGATGAGCATCGCGTCGCAGGTCATGAATCACTGGTACCTGACCAGAGTCGGCATTCATGCGACCATCCTGCCCTATCTGAAGCCCATCCTCATCCTGGCCGCGTTGATCGGTTTGTATGAGCTGGCCGGCGGGGACCATCTGGCGCTGCGCCTCGTCCTCCTCCTGCTTTTCCCGGCGTTGTGCTGGTTGCTGATGCCTGAGGTGCGGAGCGCGGTGCGGTTTTTTGGCGGCCATGCGGCCACCGCGAAAGGTAAATTGAGCCGTGTGATGCGCGGCGCGGGGAGTGCCTGA
- a CDS encoding O-antigen ligase family protein, whose product MDHEIAIPFRGVSVRREQVLDLMARSGFFVYLVFIFFGTERPFDVSLQDQVVPTSNILNQSLSLLFLLSFISLWGKLRQVVDVVGQEKFLALFLGWVVVSMAWSDYPVVTLKRSVAVLGESIICLAFLLRARWSSDALRYLWIVAGVYIVLTVASVIIYPQGAIQWEFPAWSGLAPTKNNLGQISLFSIVILMSVVAYNRGRIQNALHYVLLVLSIVALVGARSTTSFLVCAFLLIVGLLVRLGALSGSRKVAVVYTTIVTVTGVTLALFVFIFTPDFLAALFGVFGKDMTFTGRVDLWEAVLAMTLDRMWQGWGFGAFWVMDGPHLTRLFQQFIWIPNQAHQGYLDVYNQTGLIGFVLLLGMIAGYFRGVARVRTRQVWFWLVIAILVFNLQESLFFRPRHIGHFLFLFSYLALHTDALREGGLKTPRAGPAYPHHEAPPPVES is encoded by the coding sequence TTGGATCACGAGATCGCCATACCATTCCGCGGAGTATCCGTTCGCCGCGAGCAGGTACTGGACCTGATGGCTCGGTCGGGCTTCTTCGTTTACCTGGTTTTTATCTTTTTCGGGACGGAGCGGCCGTTCGACGTTTCGCTGCAGGATCAGGTCGTGCCGACCTCCAATATCCTCAATCAATCCCTGTCGCTTCTTTTTTTGCTTTCATTTATTTCCCTGTGGGGTAAACTTCGGCAGGTAGTCGATGTCGTGGGGCAGGAGAAATTTCTGGCGCTGTTCCTGGGCTGGGTCGTGGTGAGTATGGCGTGGTCGGATTACCCGGTGGTCACCCTCAAGCGGTCGGTGGCGGTGCTTGGTGAATCAATCATATGCCTTGCGTTTCTACTGCGCGCGCGGTGGTCGAGCGACGCGTTGCGGTATTTATGGATCGTCGCCGGCGTCTATATCGTGCTCACCGTCGCGTCGGTAATCATCTATCCCCAGGGAGCGATCCAGTGGGAATTTCCGGCCTGGAGCGGCCTGGCGCCCACGAAGAACAACCTCGGGCAGATCTCCCTGTTTAGTATTGTCATCTTGATGTCGGTTGTGGCCTATAACAGAGGCCGAATACAGAACGCGTTGCATTATGTGTTGCTCGTATTATCGATCGTCGCTCTGGTAGGAGCACGGAGCACCACGTCCTTCCTGGTATGCGCTTTTTTGCTGATTGTCGGGTTGCTCGTACGGCTCGGGGCGCTCAGCGGCAGCCGTAAGGTAGCGGTTGTGTATACGACCATTGTGACGGTGACAGGCGTAACGCTGGCACTATTTGTATTTATCTTTACGCCGGATTTCCTGGCAGCCCTATTCGGGGTTTTTGGGAAAGATATGACGTTCACGGGGCGGGTGGATTTGTGGGAAGCCGTCCTGGCCATGACCCTGGATCGGATGTGGCAGGGGTGGGGATTCGGCGCCTTCTGGGTGATGGACGGCCCGCATCTGACGCGGCTGTTTCAGCAATTTATCTGGATACCGAATCAGGCTCATCAGGGTTATCTGGATGTATACAATCAGACCGGCCTCATCGGGTTTGTATTATTGTTGGGGATGATCGCCGGCTATTTTCGAGGCGTGGCGCGTGTGCGCACACGCCAGGTCTGGTTCTGGCTTGTGATCGCCATTCTCGTGTTTAATCTACAAGAATCGCTCTTCTTCAGGCCGAGGCATATCGGCCACTTTCTCTTCCTGTTTTCCTATCTGGCTCTCCATACGGATGCCCTCCGCGAGGGCGGTCTAAAGACGCCTCGCGCCGGCCCCGCGTATCCGCACCACGAGGCGCCGCCACCCGTTGAATCGTAA
- a CDS encoding glycosyltransferase family A protein yields MSYVLVTPARNEAAYIEKTLTSVVNQTVLPARWVIVSDGSTDATDAIVSSFAARYPFITLLRREADKERNFGSKVLAFRAGYEQAREAPHDFVGNLDADIELPADYYEQMLFRFARNPRLGLAGGIRFDFCDGAFVLVDCARNSVGGPYQFFRRSCYDAIGGYTPLPRGGIDAVAEIMARQHGWTVRSFPEVKAHHYRCTGTAKGNVFQAAYRSGMKEYVLGYDPFFELFRCAGQARSLRGVGLGVCQAAGYARAAAGRFERPLPTAFVDYLRSEQRARLRHVLTLRADPASREQEASMPS; encoded by the coding sequence ATGTCGTACGTACTGGTAACGCCGGCCCGCAATGAAGCCGCCTACATTGAAAAAACGCTCACATCCGTCGTCAACCAGACGGTTCTCCCCGCCCGATGGGTCATCGTGAGCGATGGCTCGACCGATGCCACGGACGCCATCGTTTCCTCCTTTGCCGCGCGTTACCCGTTTATCACGCTGTTGCGCCGAGAAGCCGACAAGGAGCGCAACTTCGGTTCGAAGGTGCTTGCGTTTCGCGCCGGCTACGAACAGGCCCGCGAGGCCCCGCACGATTTTGTGGGCAATCTGGACGCGGACATCGAGTTGCCGGCAGATTATTACGAGCAGATGCTCTTCCGCTTCGCGCGCAACCCGCGCCTCGGGCTGGCCGGTGGCATCCGCTTCGACTTCTGCGATGGGGCCTTTGTACTGGTCGACTGCGCCCGCAACAGCGTCGGAGGGCCCTACCAGTTTTTCCGGCGGTCCTGTTACGACGCCATCGGAGGCTACACGCCGCTGCCACGTGGCGGGATCGATGCCGTCGCCGAGATCATGGCCCGGCAACACGGGTGGACCGTTCGCTCGTTCCCCGAAGTCAAAGCGCACCACTACCGATGCACCGGCACGGCGAAAGGGAATGTGTTTCAGGCGGCCTACCGGTCCGGTATGAAGGAGTATGTGCTCGGCTACGACCCCTTTTTCGAGCTATTCCGGTGTGCCGGCCAGGCGCGGAGCCTGCGCGGCGTCGGGCTCGGGGTGTGCCAGGCCGCCGGCTACGCGCGCGCCGCGGCCGGGCGGTTCGAACGACCGCTACCCACCGCTTTTGTCGACTACCTGCGCTCCGAACAGCGTGCCCGGCTCAGGCACGTGCTCACGCTGCGGGCCGATCCTGCCTCGCGGGAGCAGGAAGCCTCGATGCCTTCGTGA